From a region of the Methanobacterium sp. genome:
- a CDS encoding glycosyltransferase family 39 protein yields MSYNGLIRKLLDLDWTKMPNMLILVLLFFISRTPFLNLGFGTDPDAWRIAISAFNLNYFHIYQTSRFPGYPVPEFFNSLVINHGWFATNSLTMLLALISVIGFAMILKELNIKNKGLLVITYAFLPVIWINSTNTMDYMWAAAFIMFVWYFIIKKQYVLAGLMMGLAIGSRITSIILIFPFIYLILNDNNEKIRKITYFLMSMSIMALILFLPLLIQYGLGFLSYYPTSVGTSKISEDLNQLGLIALLWGILIFLISTGNLVDKVRKNDKFFIFLLFVVFLVSIMYIGAPYDAGYLIPAIPFGLVLLSSISKRKLFTIFCALLLLNSFISFELSNGTAPTIKEGLVLKDAEIRDKLTNVMERMVESNISDTIIISAEYIPILLYLDEKSQENPEFIEMNNDKMYWNLKKNRSYIYLLSSDKIKYWQKKGYKIYYMGSSAMEITRLNYNYSLTDYNCSNIFAFY; encoded by the coding sequence ATGTCATATAATGGATTAATAAGGAAGTTATTAGATCTTGATTGGACTAAAATGCCAAATATGCTTATATTGGTGTTATTATTTTTCATATCACGAACTCCTTTCTTGAATTTGGGATTTGGGACAGATCCTGATGCTTGGCGAATTGCTATTTCTGCTTTTAATTTGAATTATTTCCATATTTATCAAACGTCGAGATTTCCAGGGTATCCAGTTCCAGAATTTTTCAATTCATTAGTTATCAATCACGGCTGGTTTGCTACAAACAGCTTAACAATGTTATTGGCACTGATTTCTGTTATTGGATTTGCAATGATTTTAAAAGAGCTTAATATAAAAAATAAAGGGTTATTAGTAATCACATATGCATTTTTACCAGTTATATGGATAAACAGTACTAACACTATGGATTATATGTGGGCCGCTGCGTTCATTATGTTTGTATGGTATTTTATCATTAAAAAACAGTATGTATTGGCAGGTTTGATGATGGGTTTAGCAATAGGGTCCAGAATAACATCAATTATATTAATTTTTCCATTTATATACCTTATTTTAAACGATAACAATGAAAAAATTAGAAAAATAACTTATTTTCTGATGAGTATGAGTATAATGGCATTAATCTTGTTTTTGCCATTGTTAATTCAATATGGGCTTGGCTTTTTAAGTTATTATCCAACATCTGTGGGTACGAGCAAAATTTCAGAAGATTTGAATCAATTAGGGTTAATTGCATTGTTATGGGGAATATTGATTTTTTTGATTTCAACTGGAAATTTAGTGGATAAAGTCCGAAAAAATGATAAATTTTTCATATTTCTATTATTTGTGGTGTTTTTAGTTTCTATTATGTATATTGGGGCCCCTTATGATGCAGGATATCTTATTCCTGCTATTCCATTTGGGCTTGTACTTTTAAGTAGTATAAGTAAAAGGAAATTATTTACAATATTCTGCGCACTTCTTTTATTAAATTCATTTATTTCATTTGAACTTTCAAATGGAACAGCACCCACAATTAAAGAGGGTTTAGTACTAAAAGATGCAGAAATCAGAGATAAATTGACAAATGTGATGGAGAGGATGGTAGAAAGTAATATAAGTGATACAATTATTATTTCGGCAGAATACATTCCAATATTGCTTTATTTGGATGAAAAATCTCAGGAAAATCCTGAATTTATTGAAATGAATAATGATAAAATGTATTGGAATCTTAAAAAAAATAGAAGTTATATATATTTACTTTCCAGTGATAAAATAAAATATTGGCAAAAGAAAGGTTATAAAATATATTATATGGGAAGTTCTGCAATGGAAATTACTAGATTAAATTATAATTATAGTTTAACTGATTATAATTGTTCAAACATATTCGCTTTTTATTGA
- a CDS encoding peptide transporter, whose amino-acid sequence MPQNNHLNKRSALTSVAIILIIFSVGFILRVDSVNLPGIPDDQKDYYQDQNGLPYMYELDSYYNYRLTKNYIEHGYLGDTIKNGREWDLHSYYPPGVPMDYPPFIVYLTAFIYKLINIFANIPLLTVCFWIPLFIGPLAGLIAYLFVSRFTNDYGAAAAGIITVTAPFYFIRTLPGWFDTDMFNIIFPLLITWFFIESLQSKNNKMQIFFAALSAFSMFLFATAWNGWQYFFYLIVLFSIFYTIWCKIKGHDVKILVYSLGTLIIITILLVIVFTGLLNIIKLLLGPLEFIKLYGAQSQLYPWPNVYSSVSELAIPTIEEVISGAGFALFGGIFGLLWIFRILINKDLKKRFLNKMDWFFYSFLVLWTIAGILSLLKGSRFIMLLLPPLIISSGIMVGICVEYVGMLKNIKRFKIFKNENTIRVISLSILILVTLPAIINIQKDTSITPSANDNLWNASEWINGNIPQDTVIISQWSYGHFFTAIADHPVVFDGRIGYIETLPIRSYDPVFTFGSRSPNTSREYWIDNAFSTSNESLSVGIFRMLATSGDLAWLTLDEYTQNTTQSIEILNNILGVDKKTARDVLKTKYHLNETQINKTLNYTHPDNPRPFILVTTNGMANIGHLIFNSGTLQSKNVDYLYSIGDIKIDNNYLNSSDGISMDIIKNETTFNGEIPYCVITIEQGKVKKIHMNKNSDICVILLMDKKKSIVMNKQFENSLFTRTVLEKSNSTYFKSIYENNYVTVWKPI is encoded by the coding sequence ATGCCACAAAATAACCATCTAAATAAAAGATCAGCACTAACTTCAGTTGCAATTATTTTAATCATTTTTTCGGTGGGATTTATCCTTAGAGTAGATTCTGTAAATCTTCCAGGAATTCCAGACGATCAAAAAGATTATTATCAAGATCAAAATGGATTACCATACATGTATGAGTTAGACTCATATTACAATTACCGATTGACAAAAAACTATATTGAACACGGTTATTTGGGAGATACAATAAAAAATGGAAGAGAATGGGATTTGCATTCTTATTATCCTCCTGGCGTGCCCATGGATTATCCCCCATTTATTGTGTATTTAACAGCATTTATATACAAATTAATAAACATATTTGCTAATATACCTTTGCTTACAGTCTGTTTCTGGATTCCATTATTTATTGGGCCTCTTGCAGGACTTATTGCTTATCTTTTTGTTAGTAGATTTACAAATGATTACGGAGCTGCTGCTGCAGGAATTATAACTGTTACTGCTCCTTTTTATTTTATCAGAACATTACCTGGATGGTTTGATACTGATATGTTCAATATTATTTTCCCTCTTTTAATTACATGGTTTTTTATTGAATCCTTGCAAAGCAAAAATAATAAAATGCAAATATTTTTCGCTGCATTATCTGCTTTTTCCATGTTTCTTTTTGCAACTGCGTGGAACGGGTGGCAGTATTTCTTCTATTTGATTGTGTTATTTAGCATTTTTTACACCATATGGTGTAAAATAAAAGGACATGACGTAAAAATCTTAGTTTATAGTCTTGGAACACTTATTATCATTACTATTTTATTAGTAATTGTTTTTACAGGCCTATTAAATATTATTAAACTTTTATTAGGCCCATTAGAGTTTATAAAATTATATGGTGCTCAAAGCCAGTTATATCCGTGGCCCAATGTTTATAGCTCTGTTTCTGAGCTTGCAATTCCCACCATTGAAGAAGTGATTTCAGGGGCAGGATTTGCCCTTTTTGGAGGTATTTTCGGGCTTTTATGGATTTTTAGAATTTTAATAAATAAAGATCTTAAAAAGCGCTTTTTAAATAAAATGGACTGGTTTTTCTATTCATTTTTAGTATTATGGACCATAGCGGGGATTTTATCCCTTTTAAAAGGCTCAAGATTTATTATGCTACTTTTACCTCCACTTATTATAAGTTCTGGAATTATGGTTGGAATTTGTGTTGAATATGTTGGTATGCTCAAAAACATTAAAAGGTTTAAAATATTTAAAAATGAAAACACCATCCGAGTTATTTCATTATCTATTTTGATTTTAGTTACTCTTCCAGCGATTATAAACATTCAAAAGGACACATCGATAACTCCCAGTGCAAATGATAATTTGTGGAATGCTTCAGAATGGATAAATGGTAATATTCCCCAAGACACCGTAATAATATCTCAATGGAGCTATGGGCACTTTTTTACAGCAATTGCTGATCATCCTGTTGTTTTTGATGGTAGAATTGGATATATTGAAACATTGCCCATCAGATCTTATGACCCTGTTTTTACATTTGGCAGTCGTTCTCCAAACACTTCTCGAGAATACTGGATAGATAATGCTTTTTCAACTAGCAATGAAAGTTTATCAGTCGGTATTTTTAGGATGTTAGCTACAAGCGGCGATTTAGCATGGTTAACTTTAGATGAATACACTCAAAACACAACCCAAAGCATTGAAATACTAAACAACATACTGGGAGTGGATAAAAAAACAGCCCGCGATGTTCTTAAAACAAAATATCATTTAAATGAAACCCAAATAAACAAGACATTAAATTATACACACCCAGATAATCCTCGGCCATTCATACTTGTTACAACCAACGGAATGGCCAATATAGGGCATTTAATTTTTAATTCAGGAACTCTGCAATCTAAAAATGTAGACTATTTATATTCCATTGGTGACATCAAAATTGACAACAATTATCTAAATAGCAGTGATGGAATCTCTATGGATATCATAAAAAACGAAACAACGTTTAATGGTGAAATACCCTATTGTGTTATTACTATTGAGCAAGGTAAAGTTAAAAAAATCCATATGAATAAAAATAGCGACATATGTGTAATATTACTTATGGACAAAAAAAAGTCAATTGTAATGAATAAACAATTTGAAAACTCCCTGTTTACAAGAACAGTGCTTGAAAAGAGCAATTCAACATATTTTAAATCAATTTATGAAAATAACTATGTAACCGTATGGAAACCCATATAA